A window of Clostridium botulinum BKT015925 contains these coding sequences:
- the rsmG gene encoding 16S rRNA (guanine(527)-N(7))-methyltransferase RsmG, with protein MNSENQYFNILNVAVSSMGLEFNDKKYNQFIKYKDLLKDWNSKVNLTAITEDEEIIKKHFIDSMKIFQFEYLKKANKIIDIGTGGGFPGIPMKIIRPEVQMVLLDSLKKRINVLDDILCKIDIDDVETIHGRAEEFSRNVRYREQFDAVVSRAVANLASLSEFCLPYVKVGGYFVALKGPSVDEEVKIAKKAIAILGGKLEEIREVEIENSDLKHNLVIIKKIKNTPKQYPRKAGTATKKPLV; from the coding sequence TTGAATAGTGAAAATCAATATTTTAATATATTAAATGTTGCTGTTAGCAGTATGGGATTAGAATTTAATGACAAAAAGTATAACCAATTTATAAAATATAAAGATTTACTAAAAGATTGGAATAGTAAAGTTAATCTTACTGCTATAACTGAAGATGAAGAAATAATAAAGAAACATTTCATAGATTCTATGAAGATATTTCAATTCGAATACTTAAAAAAAGCAAATAAAATAATTGATATAGGAACTGGCGGAGGATTTCCAGGTATACCTATGAAAATAATAAGACCAGAAGTTCAAATGGTACTTCTTGACTCTTTAAAAAAGAGAATAAATGTATTAGATGATATTTTGTGTAAAATAGATATTGACGACGTAGAGACCATTCACGGTAGGGCTGAAGAATTCTCAAGAAACGTTAGATATAGAGAACAATTTGATGCCGTAGTTTCAAGGGCTGTTGCAAATTTAGCTTCATTAAGTGAATTTTGTTTACCATATGTTAAAGTTGGTGGGTATTTTGTAGCTTTAAAAGGACCATCTGTTGATGAAGAAGTAAAAATAGCTAAAAAAGCTATAGCCATTTTAGGTGGTAAGTTAGAGGAAATTAGAGAAGTAGAAATAGAAAATAGTGATTTAAAGCACAACTTAGTTATTATAAAGAAAATAAAAAATACACCTAAGCAGTATCCAAGAAAAGCAGGAACTGCTACAAAAAAACCTCTAGTATAA
- the noc gene encoding nucleoid occlusion protein — translation MKKDVEYISTDIIIPNAYQPRKYFNEETIDELGESIKTYGIIQPLSVRKLEENKYELIAGERRFRAATKIGLKEVPVIVIDICDKDSAAIALLENIQREDLSFLEEAEAYYNLIKEHEYTQAQLANIIGKKQSTIANKLRILKLDEEIRKSVLENNLTERHARALLKLPTKELQKKVLKSVIKRGLNVKKTEELINKELLKLAGKEIASDGKKKIKGIFAPRVYVNTVKQVFDKYGVQATYRTKDSENNIQVIINIPKK, via the coding sequence ATGAAAAAAGATGTTGAGTATATATCTACTGATATAATTATTCCAAATGCTTATCAACCTAGAAAATATTTTAATGAGGAAACTATTGATGAATTAGGCGAATCTATAAAAACCTATGGCATAATTCAACCTCTTTCTGTTAGAAAATTAGAAGAGAATAAGTATGAACTTATTGCAGGAGAAAGAAGATTTAGAGCGGCAACCAAAATAGGATTAAAAGAGGTACCTGTTATTGTTATAGATATTTGTGATAAAGATTCAGCAGCTATTGCTCTACTAGAAAATATACAAAGGGAAGATTTAAGTTTTTTAGAAGAGGCAGAAGCATATTATAATCTTATAAAAGAACATGAATATACACAAGCGCAATTAGCTAACATTATTGGTAAAAAACAATCTACTATTGCAAACAAGTTAAGAATATTAAAGTTAGATGAAGAAATAAGAAAAAGTGTTTTAGAAAATAATCTAACAGAGAGACATGCAAGAGCACTTTTAAAATTACCTACAAAAGAGTTACAAAAAAAAGTTTTAAAAAGTGTTATAAAAAGAGGGTTAAATGTAAAAAAAACAGAGGAATTAATAAATAAAGAGCTGTTAAAACTTGCGGGAAAAGAAATTGCTTCAGATGGAAAAAAGAAAATAAAAGGTATATTTGCTCCAAGAGTTTATGTAAACACAGTTAAGCAAGTATTTGATAAATATGGTGTACAAGCTACCTATAGGACAAAAGATTCAGAAAATAATATACAAGTTATAATAAATATTCCTAAAAAGTAA
- a CDS encoding ParA family protein, which yields MKVICIFNQKGGVGKTTTNINLCASLAMDGHKVLAIDIDPQGNTTSGLGIDKSKIKYSIYNVMTSDISIEDAMIESELINNFFIVPSNMDLVGAEVELIDVKKRETILKRKIEKLKDEFEYVFIDCPPSLGFLTINALIASNSVLIPIQCEFYALEGVGQLINTIQLVKKSLNKDLKVEGVLMSMYDNRTKLCNEVASEVNKYFKDKVFKTSIPRNIRLAEAPSFGLPIILYDDKCKGAEAYKSLLKEFLERQEKEVMNVE from the coding sequence ATGAAAGTTATATGTATTTTTAATCAAAAGGGAGGGGTAGGTAAGACTACTACTAATATAAACTTGTGTGCTAGTTTAGCTATGGATGGACATAAAGTTTTAGCTATAGATATAGACCCACAAGGGAACACAACAAGTGGACTTGGAATTGATAAAAGTAAAATTAAATATTCCATATATAATGTAATGACTTCGGATATTTCTATAGAAGATGCAATGATTGAAAGTGAACTTATAAATAATTTTTTTATAGTACCATCTAATATGGATTTAGTTGGAGCTGAGGTAGAACTTATAGATGTAAAAAAAAGAGAAACTATATTAAAAAGAAAAATTGAAAAATTAAAAGATGAGTTTGAGTATGTATTCATAGATTGTCCGCCGTCATTAGGTTTTTTAACAATTAATGCTTTAATTGCATCAAATAGTGTTTTAATTCCTATACAATGTGAATTTTATGCATTAGAAGGAGTTGGGCAACTAATAAATACTATTCAATTAGTTAAGAAATCTTTAAACAAAGATTTAAAGGTTGAAGGTGTCCTAATGAGTATGTATGATAATAGAACAAAGTTATGTAATGAAGTAGCATCGGAAGTAAATAAATACTTTAAAGATAAAGTATTTAAAACATCTATACCAAGAAATATAAGGTTAGCAGAAGCACCTAGCTTTGGACTTCCTATAATTCTTTATGATGATAAGTGTAAAGGAGCAGAAGCCTATAAGAGTTTGTTAAAGGAATTTTTAGAAAGACAAGAAAAGGAAGTGATGAATGTTGAGTAA
- a CDS encoding ParB/RepB/Spo0J family partition protein produces the protein MSKKFGLGKGLGALIPEENTESNESVLKIKMNLIKPNSNQPRKSFDEEKILQLAESIKEHGVIQPVILQKSNEVYTIIAGERRWRAAKKVGLQEVPAVVVELSDKEILEVSLIENIQREDLNPIEEALAYKKLIDEFNLTQDALGKRIGKSRTAITNCMRLLNLGSRTQEYLIDGVISEGHGRVLLAIESEELQYKIAQEIIDKQLSVRQTEILIKNIKKGVKENQEEKLDNIKPYYKDITNKLQNLFNTKVVLSSKGNRGKIQIEYYSEEDLQRIIDVLKI, from the coding sequence TTGAGTAAGAAATTTGGATTAGGAAAAGGGTTAGGAGCATTGATACCAGAGGAAAATACGGAAAGCAATGAATCAGTATTAAAAATTAAAATGAATTTAATAAAACCTAATAGTAATCAGCCTAGAAAGAGTTTCGATGAAGAAAAAATATTACAATTAGCTGAATCTATAAAAGAACACGGAGTAATTCAGCCGGTAATTCTTCAAAAAAGCAATGAAGTATATACAATAATTGCAGGAGAAAGGAGATGGAGAGCTGCAAAAAAAGTTGGATTACAAGAGGTACCGGCTGTTGTTGTTGAATTAAGCGATAAAGAAATCCTTGAAGTGTCATTAATAGAAAATATTCAAAGAGAAGACCTAAATCCTATTGAAGAAGCTTTGGCATATAAGAAATTAATTGATGAGTTTAACTTAACACAAGATGCCCTTGGGAAAAGAATTGGTAAATCTAGAACTGCTATAACCAATTGTATGAGATTACTAAATCTGGGTAGTAGAACACAAGAATATTTAATAGATGGAGTTATTAGTGAAGGACATGGTAGAGTTTTGCTAGCTATTGAGAGTGAAGAATTACAATATAAAATAGCTCAAGAAATAATAGACAAACAGTTAAGTGTTCGTCAGACGGAAATTCTTATAAAAAATATAAAAAAAGGGGTTAAAGAAAATCAGGAAGAAAAGTTAGATAATATAAAGCCTTATTATAAGGATATAACAAATAAGTTACAAAATTTATTTAATACCAAAGTAGTATTGAGCTCTAAAGGAAATAGAGGTAAAATACAAATAGAATATTATTCTGAAGAAGATCTTCAGAGAATTATTGATGTTTTAAAAATATAA
- a CDS encoding DUF4446 family protein → MKQIIPHLISVQPYITIALIVVIFILLIIMLALAKAINRLEKKYRRLTRGINNKNLEEIITSYLDNIDEVKEESNEVKKQQEELAERLNKCVQRIGIVRYKAFDDVGSDLSFSIALLDDNNDGIVITGIYGRNDSTVYAKPIDKGISRYDLSQEEQEVLMQVSNE, encoded by the coding sequence ATGAAACAAATAATACCACATTTAATTAGTGTACAACCCTACATAACAATAGCTCTTATTGTAGTTATTTTTATATTACTAATTATAATGTTAGCACTTGCAAAGGCTATTAACAGATTAGAAAAGAAATATAGAAGACTTACTAGAGGAATTAACAATAAAAATTTAGAGGAAATTATAACTTCTTACTTAGACAATATAGACGAAGTTAAAGAAGAATCTAATGAAGTAAAGAAGCAACAAGAAGAATTAGCAGAAAGATTAAATAAATGCGTTCAAAGAATTGGAATTGTTAGATATAAGGCTTTCGATGATGTGGGAAGTGATCTTAGTTTCTCAATAGCTTTACTTGATGATAATAACGATGGAATTGTGATTACGGGTATTTATGGAAGAAACGATAGTACTGTTTATGCAAAACCTATAGATAAAGGAATTTCAAGATATGATTTATCTCAAGAGGAACAAGAAGTGTTAATGCAAGTTTCTAATGAATAA
- the yyaC gene encoding spore protease YyaC — MNDKVILDSRELDCIYKLRDVFSLELCKILKTKRPIIFLCIGTDRSTGDSLGPLVGEKLKDLIPEDFILYGTLENPVHAKNLNEILKNIKNKYNYPYIIAIDACLGKLNNIGNIILENKPLSPGAAMNKDLPKVGDLSITGIVNICGALEFMVLQNTRLYTVMHLANIISQGIYHSILKTIGSNNHNFNSFFNSTMTNLKTKYK, encoded by the coding sequence ATGAATGATAAAGTTATTTTAGATTCTAGAGAACTAGATTGTATTTATAAATTAAGAGATGTTTTTTCATTAGAACTTTGTAAAATACTAAAAACTAAACGTCCCATTATATTTCTTTGTATAGGAACTGATAGATCTACAGGAGATAGCTTAGGTCCCTTAGTTGGAGAAAAATTAAAAGACCTTATCCCTGAGGATTTTATTTTATATGGTACCTTAGAAAATCCTGTTCATGCCAAAAATTTAAATGAAATATTAAAAAATATAAAAAACAAATACAATTATCCTTATATAATCGCAATTGATGCATGTCTTGGAAAACTAAATAATATAGGTAATATAATTTTAGAAAACAAACCATTATCACCTGGGGCAGCTATGAATAAGGACTTGCCTAAGGTAGGTGATTTAAGTATAACTGGAATTGTAAATATATGTGGAGCTTTAGAATTTATGGTTCTTCAAAACACTAGGCTTTATACAGTAATGCATCTAGCAAATATTATTTCTCAAGGTATTTATCACTCAATATTAAAAACTATAGGTTCTAATAATCATAATTTCAATTCATTTTTTAACTCTACTATGACTAACCTAAAAACCAAATATAAATAA